One Dokdonia sp. Dokd-P16 genomic window carries:
- the rlmF gene encoding 23S rRNA (adenine(1618)-N(6))-methyltransferase RlmF, whose protein sequence is MITYYQGVTNYPAMHPNNKNIGPYLFKQLRKANKELAPYVLETDRGIQTIDFTNPKAVLELNRAILLSDYSLNWYEIPEGYLCPAIPGRVDYLHYLNDFMGKEDAHGLDIGTGANFVYPLLAGSVFNWKMKGVDIDAKAIRNANAILEKNTHLKGFLTATYQQDRANIFTGAILPGEHYDFTMCNPPFYSSEKDAFKATKEKSKGLKLKEVERNFAGQSNELWCNGGEALFIKRMVKESVNFKSQVDWFTTLVSKSEHLPKIKKQLEKLNAEHRTVDMSQGNKKSRFLAWRFKE, encoded by the coding sequence GTGATAACATATTATCAGGGCGTTACTAATTATCCAGCTATGCATCCAAATAATAAAAATATAGGTCCTTATCTTTTTAAACAGCTTAGAAAAGCAAATAAAGAGCTTGCTCCTTATGTTCTAGAAACAGACCGAGGAATTCAAACAATAGATTTTACAAATCCTAAAGCGGTTTTAGAACTCAATCGTGCTATTTTATTAAGCGATTATTCTCTAAACTGGTATGAAATCCCTGAAGGATATTTGTGTCCAGCAATCCCAGGACGCGTAGATTATCTGCACTATCTCAATGATTTTATGGGCAAAGAAGACGCGCACGGACTTGATATAGGAACTGGTGCAAACTTTGTATACCCACTGCTAGCAGGTTCTGTTTTTAATTGGAAAATGAAAGGAGTTGATATCGATGCAAAGGCTATTAGAAATGCAAATGCTATATTAGAAAAAAACACACACCTCAAGGGATTCTTAACAGCTACCTATCAACAAGATCGTGCTAATATTTTTACAGGAGCGATTTTACCTGGGGAGCATTACGATTTTACAATGTGTAACCCTCCTTTTTACAGTTCTGAGAAGGATGCTTTTAAAGCAACTAAGGAGAAATCAAAAGGGCTTAAACTCAAAGAAGTTGAACGTAACTTTGCAGGACAATCTAATGAGCTTTGGTGTAATGGTGGAGAAGCACTATTTATTAAGCGCATGGTAAAGGAAAGTGTAAACTTTAAATCACAAGTGGATTGGTTTACAACGTTAGTTTCAAAAAGTGAGCACCTTCCTAAAATCAAAAAGCAACTTGAGAAGCTTAATGCAGAGCATA
- a CDS encoding acetyltransferase — translation MDTALDFKTYYLELPELLVSHYPDLNFLNHCYLRIALDNVIGTKWDTQIAKPAYKHLTTDQRKLVISYLSSYVKDKNLLLSHNMISLAYRGKLV, via the coding sequence ATGGACACAGCCTTAGATTTTAAAACTTATTACCTTGAACTACCTGAACTATTAGTAAGTCATTATCCTGATCTTAATTTTCTAAATCACTGCTATCTACGTATTGCGCTAGATAATGTTATAGGTACAAAGTGGGATACTCAGATTGCTAAGCCAGCATACAAGCATCTTACTACAGATCAAAGAAAACTAGTCATATCTTATCTCTCATCTTATGTGAAGGACAAGAACTTACTTTTATCACATAATATGATTTCACTAGCATATAGAGGAAAATTAGTGTAA
- a CDS encoding exonuclease domain-containing protein yields the protein MNETEPTYHCVIDVETTGKGINGNRITEICAVRLKDGEVVDKFTSLVNPEQYIPPFITNLTGIDDAMVADAPLFNEIADRIIEISSGAIFVAHNVTFDFNVLRSEFKRLGHSFTRKKLCTVRLSRKLIPSLFCYSLGNLCASIGIPLNNRHRAEGDTDATVILFKRLLTLDEHSKVMSSFLNVRSKEATLPPHLPSRIIQELPETAGIYLFKDRAGKVIYVGKAINIKKRVLSHFYDKKNKEYLLGQETYQIDYEVTGNELCALLLESEYIQQYFPKFNRAQKIPTSTYSIISYENRKGIIQLAVAKTKYRHTATQKVFTRAKATERLMELCEMYELCPRFCGLQATFNECSHYSLKNCKGICSDNESVTDYNLRVREALQSFDAENESYIIKEDGRTDDETAFIYIDKGVYKGFGFVPETEQVSHFDEVASHLLPKKSTYHTDIILRSYLRRHKNPLIVSLAISA from the coding sequence ATGAATGAGACAGAGCCTACATATCATTGTGTTATAGACGTAGAAACTACGGGAAAAGGAATTAATGGCAATCGCATAACAGAAATATGTGCGGTACGCCTCAAAGATGGTGAAGTAGTAGATAAATTTACTTCACTAGTAAATCCTGAACAATACATTCCGCCATTTATTACTAATCTTACGGGTATAGATGACGCTATGGTGGCAGATGCACCATTGTTTAATGAAATCGCAGATCGAATTATTGAGATATCCTCAGGAGCCATATTTGTAGCACATAACGTCACTTTTGATTTTAACGTGTTGCGTAGCGAGTTTAAGCGACTCGGTCATTCATTTACTAGAAAAAAACTGTGTACGGTGAGGCTTTCGCGAAAGCTTATACCTAGTCTCTTCTGTTATTCTTTAGGTAATCTTTGTGCCTCTATAGGAATTCCTCTTAATAATCGCCACAGAGCCGAAGGGGATACAGATGCTACTGTAATTCTTTTTAAACGATTACTCACCCTTGATGAGCATAGTAAAGTTATGAGCTCCTTTCTCAACGTGCGCTCTAAAGAAGCTACACTACCACCGCACTTGCCGTCACGCATTATACAAGAGTTACCTGAAACTGCTGGCATTTACTTATTTAAAGATCGTGCAGGTAAAGTGATTTACGTAGGTAAAGCTATTAATATTAAAAAGAGAGTCCTCTCCCATTTTTACGATAAGAAGAACAAAGAATATTTACTAGGTCAAGAAACCTATCAAATAGATTATGAAGTTACTGGAAATGAGCTTTGCGCATTATTACTAGAATCTGAATATATCCAGCAATATTTCCCAAAGTTCAATAGAGCTCAAAAAATACCCACAAGCACCTACTCTATTATATCGTATGAGAATAGAAAAGGTATCATACAACTCGCGGTAGCCAAGACAAAATATAGACATACAGCAACTCAAAAAGTATTTACTAGAGCCAAAGCTACAGAGCGACTCATGGAGCTTTGTGAGATGTATGAGTTATGCCCACGTTTTTGCGGTTTACAGGCAACCTTTAATGAGTGCTCACATTATAGTTTAAAAAATTGTAAAGGTATCTGTAGTGATAACGAATCTGTAACTGATTATAATCTACGCGTTCGTGAAGCGTTACAATCCTTTGATGCAGAAAATGAGAGTTATATTATAAAAGAAGATGGTCGTACAGATGATGAAACAGCCTTTATATACATAGATAAAGGCGTTTATAAAGGTTTTGGCTTTGTACCTGAGACAGAGCAAGTGAGTCATTTTGATGAAGTAGCCTCACATTTATTACCTAAAAAAAGTACGTATCATACAGACATTATATTGAGAAGTTATTTACGTAGACATAAAAATCCGCTTATTGTATCACTTGCTATTTCTGCTTAA
- a CDS encoding EF-hand domain-containing protein, whose translation MATKDMILKKLQILITQEFDSPEQAFAFFDEDGNGTLSKDEIKELLKKAEISGFIRSIVASALIDGYSKDGNDSVSWEEFKKALDEIKH comes from the coding sequence ATGGCTACTAAAGACATGATTCTCAAAAAACTTCAAATCTTAATTACTCAAGAGTTTGACAGTCCAGAGCAGGCTTTTGCTTTTTTTGACGAAGATGGCAATGGTACTTTATCAAAAGATGAAATCAAAGAACTTTTGAAAAAAGCAGAGATAAGTGGTTTTATAAGGTCTATAGTTGCCTCTGCCTTGATAGACGGATACAGTAAGGATGGTAATGATAGCGTGAGCTGGGAAGAGTTTAAAAAGGCACTTGACGAAATCAAACACTAA
- a CDS encoding alkene reductase — MENYKELLSPLNTEHFKLKNKVVMAPLTRSRSTAGHIPTDIMIQYYGERAGAGLIITEGTSPSLNGVGYPRIPGIYSREQVKAWTPVATAVHKNGGKIFMQLMHSGRISHPDNMSDDAVVFAPSAIRPEETKMYVDGKGELPIPEPTAMSVEDIEHTIEEYVTAAKNAIEAGFDGVEVHSANGYLLDQFLNTGTNKRDDNYGGSVENRCRFTLEVTQRVVAALGKERVGIRLSPNGAMNDLGPFDSQKETFDYLSAKLEEIAPVYIHLVNHESMGAPGLPADIKKNIRDRFSGLLILSGGYDAAKANQDLIDKKGDLVAFGRNFIANPDLVKRFKENASLNDPNPDTFYTPGKEGYIDYPTLEEQKDNA; from the coding sequence ATGGAAAATTATAAAGAACTTTTAAGCCCATTAAACACTGAGCATTTTAAATTAAAAAATAAGGTGGTAATGGCGCCTCTTACAAGGTCAAGATCTACTGCGGGGCACATCCCGACAGATATAATGATTCAATATTATGGTGAGCGTGCCGGTGCAGGACTTATTATAACAGAAGGAACGTCGCCATCACTTAATGGTGTGGGATATCCTCGTATCCCAGGTATTTATAGCCGTGAGCAAGTAAAGGCATGGACGCCAGTAGCAACTGCTGTACACAAAAATGGTGGAAAGATATTTATGCAACTTATGCACTCTGGTCGTATATCCCATCCAGATAACATGTCTGATGATGCAGTAGTATTTGCGCCGTCTGCAATTAGACCAGAAGAAACTAAGATGTATGTAGATGGAAAAGGTGAGTTACCTATTCCAGAACCTACAGCGATGAGCGTTGAAGATATAGAACATACCATTGAAGAGTATGTTACGGCAGCAAAAAATGCTATTGAAGCTGGTTTTGACGGAGTAGAAGTTCATAGTGCAAATGGTTATCTTCTTGATCAGTTTTTAAATACTGGAACAAATAAGAGAGATGATAATTACGGTGGTTCTGTAGAAAATAGATGTCGCTTTACACTTGAGGTTACACAGCGAGTTGTTGCAGCATTAGGTAAAGAAAGGGTAGGAATACGTCTATCTCCTAATGGGGCAATGAATGATTTAGGACCTTTTGATAGCCAGAAAGAGACATTTGATTACCTATCTGCAAAATTAGAAGAGATTGCACCAGTTTATATCCACCTCGTTAACCATGAATCAATGGGAGCACCTGGATTACCAGCAGATATTAAGAAAAATATACGTGACCGTTTTAGTGGTTTACTTATTCTTAGTGGTGGGTATGATGCTGCCAAAGCAAATCAAGATCTGATTGATAAGAAAGGAGATTTAGTCGCTTTTGGACGTAATTTTATAGCAAACCCAGATTTAGTAAAACGTTTTAAAGAAAATGCTTCTCTCAATGATCCTAATCCGGATACTTTTTACACTCCTGGAAAAGAAGGTTACATTGATTACCCAACGCTCGAAGAGCAAAAAGATAACGCATAA
- a CDS encoding YihY/virulence factor BrkB family protein: MEETDNYMTADQGRRSFKIKDVPRLMVDTYKKWMASDPFKLSAIVAYYAILSLPALVVIILNIVGAVWGRDIVQGELLAEITKVLGQETAESIRLMMVDRGDEETGFFTATVGILVLLYGATGVFFQLQQALDTIWGVNLNEQEGIFNIIKSRAKGFGFILIIGFLLLISFIATSLLSAFSNRLAEFLPASLIEFIFIIDIAISLIVIYTLFAALFKFLPSVYVRWKAVRVGAGLTTILFILGEVAMAYYFNTMEPGSTYGAAGSIILIMLWVSYSSLILFFGANFTRVYADAYYNEAHQLKTGIGFRRFQHFKKKEE; this comes from the coding sequence ATGGAAGAAACAGATAATTATATGACAGCAGACCAAGGTAGGCGTTCTTTTAAAATTAAGGATGTGCCTCGCCTTATGGTTGATACTTATAAAAAGTGGATGGCATCAGACCCATTCAAGTTAAGTGCTATCGTTGCCTATTATGCCATCTTATCATTGCCTGCACTTGTTGTTATTATTTTAAATATTGTAGGTGCAGTCTGGGGTAGAGATATCGTTCAAGGTGAGTTACTCGCCGAAATTACTAAAGTATTAGGACAGGAAACTGCCGAATCTATACGACTCATGATGGTAGATCGAGGAGATGAAGAAACAGGTTTCTTTACGGCTACTGTGGGTATATTAGTATTATTATACGGTGCAACGGGTGTGTTTTTTCAACTACAGCAGGCGCTAGACACCATATGGGGAGTTAATCTCAATGAGCAAGAAGGTATTTTTAATATTATAAAAAGTAGGGCAAAGGGCTTCGGGTTTATTTTAATTATAGGATTTTTACTTCTTATCAGTTTTATAGCCACGTCATTACTTAGTGCATTTTCAAATAGACTTGCAGAATTTTTACCAGCTTCTTTAATAGAATTTATATTTATAATTGATATAGCGATCTCGCTTATAGTTATTTACACGCTATTTGCAGCACTGTTTAAGTTTTTACCTAGTGTTTATGTGCGTTGGAAAGCAGTACGAGTAGGCGCCGGTCTTACAACCATATTATTTATTTTAGGAGAAGTTGCTATGGCATACTACTTCAATACTATGGAGCCTGGTTCTACTTATGGAGCAGCAGGGTCTATAATCCTCATCATGCTCTGGGTTTCTTATAGCAGCTTAATTTTATTTTTTGGAGCAAATTTTACTAGAGTATATGCAGACGCATATTATAATGAAGCGCACCAATTAAAAACAGGAATAGGTTTCAGAAGATTTCAACATTTTAAAAAAAAAGAAGAATAG
- a CDS encoding NAD(P)-dependent alcohol dehydrogenase, translating to MTEVKAYGAQDKEADLKEMTIKRRDTLPTDVKIKITYCGVCHSDIHTVRSDWGPAMYPVVPGHEIVGEVVEVGSDVTGFKKGDVVGVGCLVDSCQECSSCKSDLEQFCKEGATWTYNSKDKHTDGHTFGGYSQEVTVDQNFVLNIPSNLDIKAVAPLLCAGITTFSPLHHWGIKEGMKVGIVGLGGLGHMGIKFSHAMGAETVMITTSKGKADDAKRLGADSVLISKDEDAMKEQHGTFDFILNTVPVSHDINPYLALLGVDGTMCMVGAIEPLPDVHGGNLIMGRKSVAGSLIGGIKETQEMLDFCGKHNIVSDIEMIDMKNINEAYERVQNNDVKYRFVIDMATL from the coding sequence ATGACAGAAGTAAAAGCGTATGGCGCTCAAGATAAAGAAGCCGATTTAAAAGAAATGACTATAAAACGTCGTGATACACTACCTACAGATGTAAAAATCAAAATTACATATTGTGGTGTTTGTCACAGTGATATACATACCGTAAGAAGTGATTGGGGACCAGCGATGTATCCTGTAGTTCCAGGTCATGAAATTGTAGGAGAAGTAGTAGAAGTAGGATCTGACGTAACTGGATTTAAAAAAGGAGACGTTGTAGGAGTAGGATGCTTAGTAGACTCTTGTCAAGAATGTTCATCATGTAAAAGTGATCTTGAGCAATTCTGTAAAGAAGGTGCTACGTGGACTTACAATAGTAAAGATAAGCATACCGACGGCCATACCTTTGGTGGGTATTCTCAAGAAGTAACTGTGGATCAAAACTTCGTACTTAACATACCAAGTAACTTAGATATTAAAGCCGTAGCACCATTATTATGTGCAGGTATTACAACATTCTCACCGTTGCACCATTGGGGTATCAAGGAAGGAATGAAAGTAGGAATTGTAGGTCTAGGTGGACTTGGTCATATGGGAATTAAGTTTTCTCATGCAATGGGAGCAGAGACAGTAATGATCACTACTTCAAAAGGAAAGGCAGATGACGCAAAACGCCTAGGCGCAGATAGCGTGCTGATCTCTAAGGATGAAGATGCGATGAAAGAGCAACATGGAACTTTTGATTTTATATTAAACACAGTTCCTGTAAGTCACGACATCAATCCATATTTAGCCTTACTTGGCGTAGATGGAACTATGTGTATGGTAGGAGCGATAGAACCTTTACCAGATGTACATGGTGGAAATCTTATTATGGGACGTAAAAGTGTTGCAGGTTCTCTTATAGGAGGAATTAAAGAGACTCAAGAAATGTTAGATTTCTGTGGTAAGCACAATATTGTAAGTGATATCGAAATGATTGATATGAAAAACATTAATGAAGCTTATGAGCGTGTACAGAATAACGACGTAAAATATCGATTTGTAATTGATATGGCTACATTATAA
- a CDS encoding fasciclin domain-containing protein, with protein MFLDKTILLGGCIAAFVTLSSCDNKQRGQQIREEAQREIVQKKLSEKALKEQIIREDNKVHGLVSKINDTEELSEFELQIKELELDECLVNQGSFTIFAPNNKAFDNKNLSVLDKKSSDYNKVEAKKALKYHVIQNKWTAEKLESEIVKSGGSLELTTQNGASIHATLDKTNIILNDESGHTARILSADMSASNGSLYIIDSVLMAD; from the coding sequence ATGTTTTTAGACAAAACGATACTGTTAGGAGGGTGCATTGCTGCATTCGTTACGCTATCATCTTGTGATAATAAACAGCGAGGTCAACAAATACGCGAGGAAGCGCAACGCGAGATTGTGCAGAAGAAATTATCAGAAAAAGCCTTAAAGGAACAGATAATCAGAGAAGATAATAAGGTGCATGGCCTAGTTTCTAAAATTAACGATACTGAGGAGCTTTCTGAATTTGAATTACAAATTAAGGAACTAGAATTAGATGAATGTTTAGTAAACCAAGGATCTTTTACCATATTTGCCCCAAATAACAAGGCGTTTGATAATAAAAACTTAAGTGTCTTAGATAAGAAATCTAGCGATTATAATAAGGTTGAGGCAAAAAAAGCACTTAAGTACCACGTAATTCAAAATAAGTGGACAGCAGAAAAACTAGAATCAGAAATCGTAAAAAGTGGCGGTTCATTAGAGTTGACTACTCAAAATGGAGCTAGCATCCATGCGACATTAGACAAAACAAACATCATTCTCAATGATGAAAGTGGCCATACTGCTAGAATACTATCTGCAGATATGAGTGCTTCAAACGGCTCTTTATATATTATAGATAGCGTTTTAATGGCTGACTAA